The Plectropomus leopardus isolate mb chromosome 7, YSFRI_Pleo_2.0, whole genome shotgun sequence genome window below encodes:
- the LOC121945893 gene encoding uncharacterized protein LOC121945893: MAALRVFLTLAICLLLGHQTFARNDAPCQHSKFNNGFNTFVKRHIRSGTPNNVNQNEWYDYIKNNGGCDRPTQSFLPTRDLERVKAVCTNKGGKVYKDNLCISREPFTFVTVRSELGTCGIRSVRLENKHLILACEELSNQCLPVHFEGNSENAVPSNNARGCQDPRISDDAPSNRLTTWLGLLSVLLLIIYGYQN, encoded by the coding sequence ATGGCTGCTCTCAGGGTTTTTCTCACTCTTGCCATCTGTCTCCTGCTTGGACATCAAACGTTTGCCAGAAACGACGCTCCCTGCCAGCACTCCAAATTTAACAACGGCTTCAACACCTTTGTCAAACGCCACATACGCTCTGGTACTCCCAACAATGTTAACCAGAACGAATGGTATGATTACATCAAGAACAACGGCGGCTGTGACAGACCCACCCAGTCCTTCCTCCCAACAAGGGACCTGGAAAGGGTGAAAGCTGTCTGCACCAACAAGGGAGGGAAGGTGTACAAGGACAACCTGTGCATCAGCCGCGAGCCTTTCACTTTTGTCACAGTGAGGAGTGAACTGGGGACATGCGGGATCAGGAGCGTTCGtttggaaaacaaacatttgatcCTGGCCTGTGAGGAGCTGAGCAATCAGTGCCTGCCGGTTCACTTTGAGGGAAACTCGGAAAACGCAGTGCCAAGTAACAATGCCAGAGGCTGCCAGGACCCACGCATCAGTGATGATGCTCCCAGCAATAGACTGACGACGTGGCTCGGGCTGTTAtctgttcttcttcttattatttacGGCTATCAAAATTAA